The Formosa sp. Hel1_33_131 genome window below encodes:
- a CDS encoding DUF2721 domain-containing protein, whose translation MEELTLTTPAVLFSAISLIMLAYTNRFLAYAAVIRNLHDIYLERKEESLIRQIKNLKLRLNLTRWMQIFGISSLLFCVLTMFLIYIHQQNMAVWIFGFALILLIISLLLLIKEIQISAQALQYHIADIEEHLENN comes from the coding sequence ATGGAAGAATTAACATTGACTACCCCTGCAGTTTTATTTTCTGCAATTTCTCTAATTATGTTGGCGTATACCAACCGTTTTTTAGCCTATGCTGCAGTCATTAGAAATTTGCACGATATTTATTTAGAACGCAAAGAAGAGTCTTTAATAAGACAGATTAAGAATTTAAAACTACGTCTAAACTTAACCCGATGGATGCAAATTTTTGGAATTTCAAGTTTACTTTTCTGTGTGTTGACCATGTTTTTAATCTATATTCATCAACAAAACATGGCCGTTTGGATTTTTGGGTTCGCTTTAATTTTATTAATCATTTCTTTATTATTATTGATCAAGGAAATACAGATCTCTGCTCAGGCGTTGCAATATCATATTGCTGATATTGAAGAACATTTAGAAAATAACTAA
- a CDS encoding REP-associated tyrosine transposase — MYWLDIFTRQVYFNVLEESIDYCREEKGMEVFAYCFMPSHVHLIFRSSNEDPSGLIRDFKGFTARKLIKSIEENPQESRKEWLFWMMERAGKKKSNVNQRQFWQQHNKPIELWSEKVIQQKIDYIHNNPVESGFVTDPIDWKYSSARNYQEDQTVLEIDI; from the coding sequence GTGTATTGGTTAGATATTTTTACTCGTCAAGTATATTTTAATGTATTAGAAGAAAGTATAGATTATTGCAGAGAAGAAAAAGGTATGGAAGTATTTGCTTATTGTTTTATGCCAAGTCATGTGCATTTAATATTTAGGTCAAGTAATGAAGATCCATCAGGATTAATAAGAGATTTTAAAGGTTTTACAGCAAGAAAACTAATAAAATCAATAGAAGAAAATCCACAAGAAAGTAGAAAAGAGTGGTTATTCTGGATGATGGAACGAGCAGGTAAAAAGAAAAGCAATGTTAACCAACGTCAATTTTGGCAGCAACACAATAAACCAATAGAATTATGGAGTGAAAAAGTAATACAACAAAAAATAGATTATATTCATAACAACCCTGTTGAAAGCGGTTTTGTTACCGATCCAATAGACTGGAAGTATAGTAGTGCAAGAAATTATCAAGAAGACCAAACAGTTTTAGAAATTGATATATGA
- a CDS encoding formimidoylglutamase: MNNLQIISTETLNRITTKRAGETKFFELVKYLKNTTHLPSILEDSEVKFVLFGIKEDIGVLANNGRAGAKDTWDVALKSLLNLQSNQFTNPSNVLLLGHLDFSELYDTLPSIQPDQLQHTYQTYVEQIDKSVTELVCTIVKAGKIPILIGGGHNNAYGAIKGSALALDSKINSLNFDAHTDLRALEGRHSGNGFKYALEEGYLDRYFIFGVHENYTSKEILNYIEVSKSKIEFNTFEDLIVRKKMSFKKASENAMDFISNTKFGIEIDCDAIQNIPSSAQTPSGFSVNQTRQFVHYFGSDPNATYLHICEAATGEDSQTNALTGKLLSYLITDFMNARKDS, encoded by the coding sequence ATGAACAATCTTCAAATTATTTCCACTGAAACGTTAAATCGCATCACGACCAAAAGAGCGGGTGAAACTAAATTTTTTGAACTTGTTAAATACCTGAAGAACACGACTCATTTACCTTCGATACTCGAAGATTCTGAAGTGAAATTTGTGCTTTTTGGAATCAAAGAAGACATTGGCGTTTTGGCGAATAATGGGCGCGCTGGTGCAAAAGATACTTGGGATGTTGCCTTGAAATCACTTTTAAACCTTCAGAGCAATCAATTTACAAACCCTTCGAATGTACTTTTGTTAGGCCACTTGGATTTTTCAGAATTATACGATACTCTGCCTTCAATCCAACCCGATCAACTCCAACACACCTATCAAACCTATGTGGAGCAGATTGACAAGAGTGTTACAGAATTGGTTTGTACAATTGTTAAGGCGGGAAAGATTCCCATTCTCATTGGAGGCGGTCACAACAATGCGTATGGCGCTATAAAAGGAAGTGCACTCGCTTTAGATTCTAAAATAAACAGTCTAAATTTTGATGCCCATACAGATTTACGAGCACTAGAAGGTCGACACAGTGGAAATGGCTTTAAATACGCTCTAGAAGAAGGTTATTTGGATCGCTACTTTATTTTTGGAGTGCATGAAAATTATACTTCTAAAGAGATTTTAAACTATATAGAGGTGTCAAAATCAAAAATAGAATTCAATACTTTTGAGGATCTTATCGTTCGTAAAAAGATGTCTTTTAAGAAGGCTTCTGAAAACGCGATGGACTTTATTTCTAATACAAAATTTGGAATTGAAATTGATTGTGATGCCATTCAAAACATTCCTAGCAGTGCGCAGACACCGAGTGGGTTTTCTGTAAATCAAACACGTCAATTTGTACACTATTTTGGAAGCGACCCAAACGCCACTTACTTACATATTTGTGAAGCTGCAACTGGTGAAGATTCACAAACAAACGCACTAACTGGAAAGCTCCTCTCCTATTTGATTACAGATTTTATGAACGCTCGAAAAGATTCTTAA
- the fumC gene encoding class II fumarate hydratase has protein sequence MKFRIEKDTMGDVQVPADKLWGAQTERSRNNFKIGSAASMPIDIVYGFAYLKKAAAYTNCELGILSSEKRDLIAQVCDEILTGKHDDQFPLVIWQTGSGTQSNMNLNEVIANRAQQLAGKIIGEGEKTIQPNDDVNKSQSSNDTFPTGMHIAAYKKVVETTIPGVQKLRDTLQAKSEKFKSVVKIGRTHLMDATPLTLGQEFSGYVSQLDHGLKALKNTLEHLSEIALGGTAVGTGLNTPEGYSELVADYIAKFTGLPFITAPNKFEALAAHDAIVESHGALKQLAVSLNKIANDIRMMASGPRSGIGEITIPANEPGSSIMPGKVNPTQCEALTMVCAQVMGNDVAISVGGTQGHYELNVFKPMMAANFLQSAELLGDAALSFEAHCASGIEPNHDVIEKLLNNSLMLITALNTKIGYYKAAEIANTAHKNGTTLKVEAINLGYVTAENYDAWVKPENMVGSLK, from the coding sequence ATGAAGTTTAGAATAGAAAAAGATACGATGGGAGATGTTCAGGTTCCCGCAGATAAATTGTGGGGCGCCCAAACCGAACGCTCTCGAAACAATTTCAAAATCGGAAGCGCTGCTTCCATGCCAATTGATATCGTCTATGGATTTGCATATCTTAAAAAAGCCGCTGCCTATACCAATTGCGAACTCGGAATTCTATCTTCTGAAAAACGTGATTTGATTGCACAAGTGTGTGATGAAATTCTCACAGGAAAACACGATGATCAATTTCCTTTAGTCATTTGGCAAACCGGCTCAGGAACGCAAAGCAATATGAACCTGAACGAAGTGATTGCCAACCGTGCCCAACAACTGGCAGGAAAAATTATTGGAGAAGGTGAAAAAACCATCCAACCCAATGACGACGTTAATAAATCACAATCTTCAAACGATACTTTCCCCACAGGAATGCACATTGCTGCTTATAAAAAAGTAGTCGAAACAACCATTCCAGGGGTTCAAAAATTACGAGATACACTTCAAGCGAAATCTGAAAAATTCAAATCTGTTGTAAAAATCGGACGTACCCACCTGATGGATGCGACGCCTCTGACCTTGGGGCAAGAGTTTTCGGGTTATGTATCACAACTAGACCACGGATTAAAAGCATTGAAAAATACACTGGAACACCTAAGCGAAATCGCTTTGGGAGGCACCGCTGTAGGAACCGGATTAAATACACCTGAAGGTTACTCCGAATTGGTAGCCGATTATATTGCAAAATTTACTGGCTTGCCTTTCATAACCGCCCCCAATAAATTCGAAGCGCTGGCTGCTCACGATGCAATTGTAGAAAGTCACGGGGCTTTAAAACAGTTGGCAGTTTCCTTAAACAAAATCGCCAATGACATTCGTATGATGGCTTCAGGGCCTCGCTCTGGCATTGGAGAAATTACCATTCCTGCCAACGAACCTGGAAGCTCAATCATGCCCGGAAAAGTGAATCCTACACAGTGTGAAGCACTTACCATGGTCTGTGCGCAAGTGATGGGGAATGATGTTGCCATTTCGGTTGGTGGCACTCAAGGCCATTACGAACTGAATGTATTTAAGCCAATGATGGCCGCTAACTTCTTGCAATCCGCAGAATTGTTGGGCGATGCAGCACTTAGTTTTGAAGCCCATTGTGCTTCAGGCATTGAACCCAACCACGATGTGATTGAAAAATTATTAAATAACTCCTTGATGTTAATCACCGCTTTAAATACCAAAATAGGTTATTACAAAGCTGCTGAAATAGCGAATACTGCTCACAAAAATGGGACAACGCTTAAGGTAGAAGCCATCAATCTTGGGTATGTCACAGCAGAAAATTATGATGCGTGGGTCAAACCCGAAAACATGGTTGGAAGCCTAAAATAA
- the hutI gene encoding imidazolonepropionase, producing the protein MNILFTHIKELLQTRPKSELKVVGTAMKKLPHIKNAFLRIQGDTILDFGTMDDLVIQETDEVVNVTGKIILPTWCDSHSHVVYAGDRSQEFVDRLNGLSYEDIAAKGGGILNSAQTLQDTSEDALFEQSMERVHALIQLGTGALEIKSGYGLSTEAELKMLRVIKAIKETAPLKIKATFLGAHAIPKKYKNNKQAYLDLIINTMLPEIHTQKLADFVDVFCEKGYFSLEDTEQILEAATKYGLVPKIHVNQFNAFGGVGLGVKHKALSVDHLEVLNTEDLEVLKKSSTIPVALPGCSFFLGIPYTPARKLIDGGMALAIATDFNPGSAPSGNMNFVVSLACIKMNMSPEEAINAATLNGAYAMNISEQYGSIATGKKANLIITKNMTSYRQIPYHFGNNPIHKVMINGEFVN; encoded by the coding sequence ATGAACATCCTTTTTACGCATATCAAAGAATTACTTCAAACCCGACCAAAATCGGAACTAAAAGTGGTGGGTACTGCAATGAAGAAATTACCACATATCAAAAATGCGTTTCTGAGAATTCAAGGCGATACTATTCTAGATTTTGGTACGATGGATGATTTGGTCATTCAAGAAACGGATGAAGTAGTGAATGTCACTGGAAAAATAATACTTCCGACTTGGTGCGACAGCCATTCGCATGTGGTCTATGCAGGCGATCGTTCGCAAGAATTTGTAGACCGATTGAATGGATTAAGCTACGAAGATATTGCGGCCAAAGGCGGCGGTATTTTGAACTCTGCTCAAACCTTACAAGACACAAGTGAAGATGCCTTATTTGAACAATCCATGGAGCGTGTCCATGCACTCATTCAACTTGGGACGGGTGCCTTGGAAATAAAATCTGGATACGGACTCAGTACCGAAGCGGAGCTTAAAATGCTGCGTGTCATTAAGGCTATTAAAGAGACTGCACCCTTAAAAATAAAAGCGACCTTTTTAGGAGCCCACGCAATTCCAAAAAAATATAAGAACAATAAACAAGCATATCTTGATCTCATTATCAATACCATGCTCCCAGAAATACACACTCAAAAATTAGCTGATTTTGTAGATGTATTTTGCGAAAAAGGCTATTTCTCTTTAGAAGATACCGAACAAATTCTAGAGGCAGCGACAAAATATGGCCTCGTTCCAAAAATTCATGTGAATCAATTTAATGCTTTTGGCGGTGTCGGCTTAGGCGTCAAACACAAAGCCTTATCTGTGGATCATTTGGAAGTACTCAACACGGAAGATCTTGAAGTTTTAAAAAAATCCTCAACCATTCCAGTGGCCTTACCTGGCTGTTCTTTTTTCTTAGGGATTCCTTATACGCCCGCACGAAAACTAATAGATGGAGGCATGGCATTGGCCATCGCAACCGATTTCAATCCCGGCTCTGCTCCTAGTGGCAATATGAATTTTGTGGTGAGTCTCGCCTGTATCAAAATGAATATGAGCCCCGAAGAAGCCATCAATGCAGCCACCCTAAATGGCGCGTACGCGATGAATATATCAGAGCAGTATGGAAGTATTGCAACAGGGAAAAAAGCAAACCTTATCATCACAAAAAACATGACGTCCTACCGTCAAATTCCTTATCATTTTGGGAATAACCCCATACACAAGGTGATGATTAACGGTGAATTTGTGAACTAA